In Candidatus Binatia bacterium, the genomic stretch CGGCGCTCGCCTTTTTGCTCGGGCTCGGTCATATCGACGGCCGGCGGCGGTGGTTGCGCCGGGATGTTCTCGAAATATTTTTTGATCAAGGCCAGGGCTTCGTCGGTCTTAAAATCTCCGACGAGCGAGAGCACCCCGTTGTTGGGCGCATAGTACCGCTTGAAGAAATCGGCCGCGTCTTCGACGGTCGCGCGGTTGAGATCTTCCATGGAGCCGATCGTCGAATGCTTGTAAGCGAAGTTGTCGTAAGCTGTATCGAGAACCGCCTCATAGGTCTTGCCGTAAGGCCGGTTGTCGTAGTTCTGCCGCCGCTCTTCTTGCACCGTGTGGCGCTGATTGTCGAGGTTTTGCCGGTTGACGTTGAGCGAGCGCATGCGGTCGGATTCCAAAAACAAACCCAACTCAAGTTGATTCGCCGGCAGCGTCTCGAAATAATTCGTCCGGTCGACATTGGTGGTGCCGTTGGCGCTGCCGCCGTTATTTAGGATCAGAATGGAGTGCTCGCCTTTGCCGACGTTCCTCGATCCCTGAAACATCATGTGCTCGAACAAGTGGGCGAACCCGGTGCGCCCCGGCCGCTCGTCCCGCGAGCCGACATTATAGGTCACACAGAGCGAATAGGTCGGCGCGGCGTGGTCTTCGGAAAGAACCACCCTGAGTCCGTTTTTCAACCGGTACTCTTGGAATGGAATCTCGACGGCTTCGGCGCTCGGTTTTTGAAGTTGTTCCAACGGCGCCGTTTGCGCGAGCAACCTCGGATCAAACGGCGGCAGGCTCAAAAGGCCCGCTAGGAATAGTGGGAGTATGCGCATGGGTCTTACGGCAAGAGGGATAATTTCTCAGAATTGAAAATTACTTCAACACCTGCCGGCTCAAGTGCGGCTCGTAGAGCATCTGGATGACGATGCCGTCGGGAGCGGCGCAGTAAAAAGACGCGCTGCCGTCGCGGTGGATCTTGAACGGCTGGACGATCTTGACTCCCTTGGCGCGAAAGTCCTCCTCCAGCTCGCGGACTCGCGCGACGCTCTCGACGACGAAACCGAGGTGATCCAGAGAGTCTCCGCCAGTCGAAATGTCCGTCCCGCGGTGCGACTCGTGAAGCGCGAGGTTGTCGCACCCGGAAGACAGATAGACGTTTTGGGGGTCGGGCTCCCAAACGACCTCCATCCCGAAGCACTGCTGGTAAAAATCCTTGGCGCGGCGGATATCGCGCACCTTGAGCGCCACGTGGCGGAGTCCCTTAAGTCCTTCGACGGCGGCCATGAGAGGCTTATATCACAGGTAAAGACACTTGCGTAAGCCGATGAAAGGCGGGATTATTCTAAGTATGCAAGAGGCGCTTTGGTGGACGACGGAAGGTGACGGGCGCATTCTCTGCACCCTCTGCCCGCGCTACTGCCGCATCGGCGAAGACCAGGCCGGATTCTGCTACATTCGAAAAAACATCGGCGGAAAGCTCTATTCGCTGGGCTATGGCAAATCGACCGGCTTTGCCATCGACCCCATCGAGAAGAAGCCGCTGAACCATTTTTTGCCCGGCACCGGAGTTCTAAGCTTCGGCACGGCCGGCTGCAACCTGGGCTGCCGCTTCTGCCAGAACTGGAGTATCAGCAAGGCTAAACTCGACGACGCGGAAAGCCTCACCGTGAGCCCGGAAAAGGTTGTCGAGCTGGCGCTGGCGCAAAATGTTCCGAGCATCGCCTTTACCTACAATGACCCCGTCATCTGGGGCGAGTTCGCCATCGATATCTCGCGCCGGGCGCGCG encodes the following:
- a CDS encoding VOC family protein, translating into MAAVEGLKGLRHVALKVRDIRRAKDFYQQCFGMEVVWEPDPQNVYLSSGCDNLALHESHRGTDISTGGDSLDHLGFVVESVARVRELEEDFRAKGVKIVQPFKIHRDGSASFYCAAPDGIVIQMLYEPHLSRQVLK
- a CDS encoding pitrilysin family protein, giving the protein MRILPLFLAGLLSLPPFDPRLLAQTAPLEQLQKPSAEAVEIPFQEYRLKNGLRVVLSEDHAAPTYSLCVTYNVGSRDERPGRTGFAHLFEHMMFQGSRNVGKGEHSILILNNGGSANGTTNVDRTNYFETLPANQLELGLFLESDRMRSLNVNRQNLDNQRHTVQEERRQNYDNRPYGKTYEAVLDTAYDNFAYKHSTIGSMEDLNRATVEDAADFFKRYYAPNNGVLSLVGDFKTDEALALIKKYFENIPAQPPPPAVDMTEPEQKGERRRTLEDAFAQTPHIDIVYKIPPGNTPDWYALDVLGDVLAAGASSRLYKKLIKEKELAVSVSAGPHERRGPSLFQISISARTVDGVPEIEKIVYEELERLASEPVAEWELEKVRMQSQRQQIESLYSTRTRASLLGQYAVYYNDPRLINTVLSKIAQIANDDLQRVGRAYLKETNRTVVITAPKAKSTPVSK